From Coffea arabica cultivar ET-39 chromosome 2e, Coffea Arabica ET-39 HiFi, whole genome shotgun sequence, the proteins below share one genomic window:
- the LOC113728887 gene encoding transcription factor bHLH118-like, with protein sequence MDDFTKYMFPLQHDEILSFAPIPIIHPYLDPTIHHQDLENQGASSLASHQQNTEEIVINNHVNKAWKSQRKPASAIRDDQNVKGRNPEQKRAFHRDIERQRRLEMANLHASLRNLLPSEYIKGKRSMSDHVLEAINYIKHMEKNIGELEVKRDKLRNLTGESSNLDSKRVNETNSLSITFTVEPCSGGGFEILMKNYLTDNNWLPLSRILDVLLDEGITVVNCVCTKVNEECLYTIQTEATHMSDVDLISLQVKLTEKFMACKKLWVVEQH encoded by the exons ATGGATGACTTTACTAAATATATGTTTCCTTTACAGCATGATGAAATTTTGTCATTTGCTCCAATCCCAATCATTCATCCCTATTTAGACCCCACAATCCATCATCAAGATCTGGAAAATCAGGGTGCATCTTCACTTGCTTCACATCAACAGAATACTGAGGAGATCGTCATTAATAACCACGTCAACAAGGCCTGGAAAAGTCAGCGAAAGCCAGCATCAGCTATTCGAGATGATCAGAATGTTAAGGGGAGGAACCCTGAGCAGAAAAGAGCCTTTCATAGGGATATTGAGCGTCAAAGGAGGCTAGAAATGGCTAACCTTCACGCTTCTCTCAGAAATCTACTTCCTTCTGAATATATAAAG ggAAAACGTTCGATGTCAGATCATGTTCTTGAAGCAATAAACTATATAAAGCACATGGAGAAGAATATTGGAGAATTGGAAGTAAAGAGGGATAAACTGAGAAACTTAACGGGTGAATCGAGCAATCTAGACAGCAAAAGAGTTAATGAAACGAACTCCTTGTCTATTACGTTCACAGTGGAGCCATGCTCGGGTGGTGGATTTGAGATTCTGATGAAGAATTACTTGACAGATAATAATTGGTTACCTCTTTCAAGGATACTGGATGTGCTGCTTGATGAAGGTATAACTGTTGTTAACTGTGTCTGCACCAAAGTCAATGAAGAATGTCTTTACACAATCCAAACTGAG GCTACTCATATGTCAGATGTTGATCTAATTTCTCTGCAGGTAAAGCTGACTGAAAAATTCATGGCTTGTAAAAAACTTTGGGTCGTAGAGCAACACTAG